One window of the Triticum dicoccoides isolate Atlit2015 ecotype Zavitan chromosome 3B, WEW_v2.0, whole genome shotgun sequence genome contains the following:
- the LOC119277258 gene encoding uncharacterized protein LOC119277258, translating into MGNCAITHQATSWADDGEWELPSPGNDDEGRAEQRKEHVSEVTIRISKRQLQELVDKRAADDGHGHIWKSGRSASELLVDIMNAGEVHHHVEHCRAAHWKPALQSIPEAVES; encoded by the coding sequence ATGGGCAACTGCGCCATCACGCATCAGGCCACGTCGTGGGCGGACGACGGCGAGTGGGAGCTGCCGTCGCCCGGCAACGACGACGAGGGGCGCGCGGAGCAGAGGAAGGAGCACGTCAGCGAGGTAACCATCCGTATCAGCAAGCGGCAGCTGCAGGAGCTGGTGGACAAGAGGGCCGCCGACGACGGGCACGGTCACATCTGGAAGAGCGGGCGGTCGGCGTCGGAGCTTCTGGTCGACATCATGAACGCCGGGGAGGTCCACCACCACGTCGAGCACTGCAGGGCGGCGCACTGGAAGCCCGCCCTGCAGAGCATCCCGGAGGCGGTGGAGTCGTGA